In Leclercia pneumoniae, the genomic window AGAGATGCAAGTAAAAAACAAAAGAAAATATAATAGATTTAAGTTGTCATATACTAAATATGTCTTTAATTGCGCTTATTATTGTCCGTTTTTATTTCCTCGTTGGTTAGTCAGTGAAGTAAATAGTCGTTATGAGGAAACCGGAAGCATAAATAGTTATCTTCATAATGATAATCCTAAATTTGTATCTTTCCTCAATGGTGAATTTAATTGGTATAAAACGACACTAAATTTTGCAATCGAAAAGAATGACCTTGATAAATTGGCTAAGTGGATAGATCGTTATTCTAGAAGTGTTTTTAATGCCTCGCGATATGAAAGCATAAATGATGTTTCAAGCATATTTGGTTCCTCCCATTATAACTTCGGGAGAATTAGTGTTAATGGGATGGATAAATATAATGATTCTCTAAAATCTTTATCATCAAAAACTAAATACATTGATTTTGTTATACTGAGCTTAAACAAATATGGCAGCGATTTATTTATTCTGACATATGATGTTTTTATGGCGAAAGAGGCGTCTGATGCTATAAAGAATATTGCTGTCGGTGAACTTGAGTTTGATTCAGAGTTTGAGAGGCTTAACTTTTACAGTAAAAAAAATAGTGGCTTTAAATGTTTGGATAGATCGTGGTTAGCATCTGAAATTATTTGCGAAAAATTTGATTTTGTATTTAGTGATGTTTGTAAGGTTTGGAAGGAATTGAATGACGTTATAGGCATTTCAATCCATGAGAACAGCGTGATTGCGGTTCCAGAAATGTGCATAGAAGAGGGTGTTGATTACTTTTCAAGCACAAATAATCAAGACGCAGAGAGAGTCGCTGAGTTTGGCCATTATTACCCCTCTCCATATATGATAAAAGATGATGCTGGATATTTTTTAAATATACATGATACATCAAAATATTCTTTCGATGCTCTTTATATTTACAATAAGATTAATGGAAAAGATAATAGTGGATACCCGGATTTCTACCCTCCTGCTAATTCAAAAGGTTTTATCAGTGATATTTCTTTTGGATTGTTGATTTCTAATGAAATAACTTCCTTAGCTAAGCAGGTTGGAGAGGTTGTAACTGATGAGCATGGTGATGTATTAACGAAGAAACATAATGATTACTTCGTTTTTTATATGCGGGCAAAAAAAATAAAAAGTTGGCTGAACGCTTTCTCACGAAAAAGGAATGCTAAGGTAAATAATCTAGTGGGGTATCAAATTGAAAAATGTGATGAGTTAGTAAGCAAAACCGAAAGTTTGTATCATTTATCAGAAAGTAGAATTCAATTTGATAGTATTAAATATAATAAAAAGAACTCAAAGATTATTTTTGGGTTCGTAATCATACAAATAATTTTAGCTGTGCTGGCAATAGACATCTTAAAATGGAAGATATGGTTAAATAATATTGTCAATTTTTTCAATAAATTCATTTAATTAGAAGTGCGCATTAGCTAAGCAAGTGACCTATGTATGCTTTCTAGTCAGGGGGCATATATGGGGGCATTTGTATGTGGTTTTTGTTTTTTCTTGTTTTATTTCAACTAGTTATTAATGTATTTTGTTCCTATTATCGCACCATCCCCCTTTCAACCAATCCGCTTAGCAAAACAGACCGCATCATCGCGCCCCACATACACCCCGTAATTGGGAATCTTTTGATATCCCTGTTTTAAGTAAAAATCTACCGCCTGGGTATTTACGACACGGGTTTCTAAACAGAGCTCCTGATACCCGAGCTCGCGCGCGGCCTGCTCCAGCCAGGTCAAAATGGCTGTGCCAATACCGGGTTGTGTTCTGCTGGAAAACATTCTTTTAAGTTCGGCAGTGGTAGCCGACACCGGACGAAACGCGCCGCAGCCGACTGGCGTTTGGCTGGCATCTCTGGCGATAACCCACCTCGCCCCCGGCGCCATGACATCGTCCAGCTTGAAATTGCTTTCCCCGCTGGAGCCTGTAATGTGGGATAACTCAGCCGCTAGATATTCAATGAGTCGCTGCGAATCAGCACTGCGTGGGTCGGATTCTTCAATCGTGATCATGTCGAGCCTTGTGTTGCATGAGCATTATAAGGTTGTCTATGCACAATATGATAACGATGTTATTTATACAAATATGAAATATTAATCATTTCTGAAAAGGAAATCTCTCTGTTGAATTAAGTTTAAGCTGCCTATAGCCTGGGCCATTATGACTTTAGCTTAAGGTGAGTATATGGCGCTGCAAGGAAGTTTGATTCTTAATGGCGCTGACTATGCGCCTTTCAATTTATTTGGTGTCGGTGTTTTTATGGCTTTTTCAGGACAAGGGTTTTGTCGAAATAATCTCTCATGTATGGCAAATGCAGGAGATGGCCCTATTCCTTCAGGAAAGTACTGGATCGTTGACAGGCAAGAAGGCAACTGGTTATCTCAAAAACGCGTTGAACTCAAAGACTCGGCTAATAAAATACTTGGGCGACGTGAATTCGGCAAATCCGATTGGTTTGCGCTCTATAGAGATGACTGGGGGATTGATGATGGAACCTGGGTCGAAGATGTTTATCGGGGATTGTTTCGTTTGCATCCTGGGCGAGTTTCAAAAGGTTGTATCACCATCGCTCATGATTCAGACTTTGCAATAATCAGACAAGCACTATTAAATACTCAGCTTGTTCAGGTTCCCTGTATGCGCTCACTTAAGGCTCATGGGTGGGTCGAGGTGCAGGCTAGTGGT contains:
- a CDS encoding GNAT family N-acetyltransferase, encoding MITIEESDPRSADSQRLIEYLAAELSHITGSSGESNFKLDDVMAPGARWVIARDASQTPVGCGAFRPVSATTAELKRMFSSRTQPGIGTAILTWLEQAARELGYQELCLETRVVNTQAVDFYLKQGYQKIPNYGVYVGRDDAVCFAKRIG
- a CDS encoding arylsulfatase regulator — encoded protein: MQVKNKRKYNRFKLSYTKYVFNCAYYCPFLFPRWLVSEVNSRYEETGSINSYLHNDNPKFVSFLNGEFNWYKTTLNFAIEKNDLDKLAKWIDRYSRSVFNASRYESINDVSSIFGSSHYNFGRISVNGMDKYNDSLKSLSSKTKYIDFVILSLNKYGSDLFILTYDVFMAKEASDAIKNIAVGELEFDSEFERLNFYSKKNSGFKCLDRSWLASEIICEKFDFVFSDVCKVWKELNDVIGISIHENSVIAVPEMCIEEGVDYFSSTNNQDAERVAEFGHYYPSPYMIKDDAGYFLNIHDTSKYSFDALYIYNKINGKDNSGYPDFYPPANSKGFISDISFGLLISNEITSLAKQVGEVVTDEHGDVLTKKHNDYFVFYMRAKKIKSWLNAFSRKRNAKVNNLVGYQIEKCDELVSKTESLYHLSESRIQFDSIKYNKKNSKIIFGFVIIQIILAVLAIDILKWKIWLNNIVNFFNKFI
- a CDS encoding DUF2778 domain-containing protein, producing MALQGSLILNGADYAPFNLFGVGVFMAFSGQGFCRNNLSCMANAGDGPIPSGKYWIVDRQEGNWLSQKRVELKDSANKILGRREFGKSDWFALYRDDWGIDDGTWVEDVYRGLFRLHPGRVSKGCITIAHDSDFAIIRQALLNTQLVQVPCMRSLKAHGWVEVQASG